A region of Arabidopsis thaliana chromosome 5, partial sequence DNA encodes the following proteins:
- a CDS encoding PHD finger transcription factor, translated as MGLFDCRVYRVFHFLNLLSNFGFFSRSLEEGSLGSWYLGTVTSAKKRRRRCIRYDNILSDDGSGNLVETVDVSDIVEGLDDCTDVSDTFRGRLRPVPPKLDVAKLNLAYGLCVDVFFSDAWWEGVLFDHENGSEKRRVFFPDLGDELDADLQSLRITQDWNEATETWECRGSWLFLDLIEIYKEYNYLPVSVKQLWYDIRDRIGFVRIQEWTCSTKHLWQDLMLGVIEDNLKITIDQFLHDFDAERYPQLKLLNEASQAVYETNACLSGMLTIAPQEHQFSCIDKDFKPASQRCQSLSVLTSVSGIRSEASDINKATEISSKKSTAAHKKDILHKKPGIWHPFDCLAKSGPQAVSSFIRSPLLPMAMHVRMHLKYMGWTIEHMVDEAGRQRFRYLSPNGRLKEHSLRQVCFRLKQPDKSLTTPGMANPPSLSSENQTYSTQEMRSIVLALPAFNRSVALGEGLKLSTDTLLEYETQGNEEVFTRESRNFCPKKAFPGQKETLRVRIEPKTKAQGIILRLKSKRKQTPKKDEVIVGLQNVNRSMRRGHTSKKLMDIKNRVTSRGKTRVLRSRKRAQRVITPISRKHSPRNILSWLMDNNVVLPRENIRCCNQKDTTVRKEGKLTREGIKCSCCRRVFTINGFEVHANGASCSGAANIFLDDGRSLLECQVEAYKKRKKAQPPDMLKMKLRQGENDVFCSVCHYGGKLILCDGCPSAFHANCLGLEDVPDGDWFCQSCCCGACGQFFLKTTSTNAKEEKFISCKQCELKYHPSCLRYDGACDSLDKILGEKWFCSKDCEESLEPNMYGDDASKIEAAAENHCILSVALDVMHELFEPVKRPHGGRDLAEDVIFSRWSKFKRLNFSGFYTVLLERNNELVSVATVRILGKKVAEMPFIGTRFQHRQRGMCRVLINELEKVLIDLGVERLVLPAVPCVLNTWINSFGFTKMTISERKNFLKFTLLEFGRTILCEKILIKSGVADPIPSIASLGEQQCDILRIEDNSASDDGSEVHQAEQHLEESRSTKNPPEEIKTQEERLLIKKENRIVKFYSRRRSKCMRLT; from the exons GAGTCTTGAAGAGGGGTCTCTGGGTTCTTGGTATTTAGGAACTGTAACTTCAGCTAAAAAGCGACGTCGGCGTTGTATCAGATATGACAACATTCTCTCTGATGATGGTTCTGGTAATCTTGTGGAAACTGTTGATGTTTCTGATATAGTAGAAGGGTTGGATGATTGCACTGATGTTTCTGATACTTTCCGTGGACGTTTAAGACCTGTGCCGCCAAAGCTGGATGTTGCTAAACTGAACCTTGCGTATGGGCTCTGCGTCGATGTGTTTTTCAGTGATGCTTGGTGGGAAGGTGTGCTCTTTGACCACGAGAATGGTTCTGAGAAAAGGAGGGTGTTTTTCCCTGATTTGGGTGATGAATTGGATGCTGATCTTCAATCTTTACGTATTACTCAGGATTGGAATGAGGCTACAGAGACGTGGGAGTGTCGTGGCAGTTggttgtttcttgatttgattgagATATATAAGGAATATAACTATCTCCCGGTTTCGGTAAAGCAACTTTGGTATGACATACGAGACAGGATTGGTTTTGTAAGAATTCAAGAATGGACTTGCTCTACTAAGCATTTATGGCAAGATTTGATGCTGGGGGTGATTGAAGATAATCTTAAAATCACCATTGACCAGTTTCTTCATGATTTTGACGCTGAAAGATACCCTCAATTGAAGCTCTTAAATGAAGCTTCTCAGGCGGTTTATGAGACCAATGCTTGTCTTAGCGGTATGCTAACGATTGCTCCACAAGAACACCAATTTTCCTGCATTGACAAAGATTTCAAACCGGCAAGCCAGAGATGCCAGTCCTTGTCTGTCTTGACTTCTGTTTCTGGCATAAGGTCAGAGGCGAGTGACATCAATAAGGCAACAGAAATTTCCAGCAAGAAATCTACTGCCGCTCATAAAAAGGATATACTACACAAGAAACCTGGAATCTGGCATCCTTTCGACTGTCTTGCTAAATCAGGCCCACAAGCTGTGTCGAGCTTTATCAGGTCACCGTTACTGCCCATGGCCATGCATGTCAGGATGCATCTTAAGTATATGGGATGGACCATAGAACATATGGTAGACGAAGCTGGAAGGCAAAGGTTTCGCTACCTCTCACCAAATGGAAGACTAAAAGAGCATTCTCTTCGTCAAGTATGTTTCAGACTGAAACAACCTGATAAATCCCTGACTACTCCGGGGATGGCTAACCCTCCTTCTCTGTCTAGTGAAAACCAGACGTATAGCACCCAGGAAATGAGGTCTATTGTTTTGGCATTGCCTGCCTTTAATAGAAGTGTCGCTCTTGGTGAAGGATTGAAGCTGTCTACTGATACCTTGCTTGAGTATGAAACGCAAGGAAACGAGGAGGTCTTTACGAGAGAAAGCCGCAATTTTTGTCCCAAAAAAGCCTTTCCGGGTCAGAAAGAGACACTCCGTGTCAGGATCgagccaaaaacaaaagctcaAGGCATCATCCTAAGGTTAAAAAGTAAGCGTAAACAGACACCTAAGAAGGACGAAGTGATTGTAGGTTTACAGAATGTCAATCGGAGCATGAGAAGGGGGCACACTTCAAAAAAGTTAATGGATATCAAGAATCGAGTAACTAGTCGTGGTAAAACCCGTGTGTTACGATCAAGAAAAAGAGCGCAACGAGTAATAACTCCCATCTCAAGAAAGCACAGTCCACGAAATATTCTTTCCTGGCTCATGGACAACAATGTGGTTCTACCAAGGGAAAATATACGATGCTGTAACCAAAAGGATACAACTGTGAGAAAAGAGGGGAAACTAACCCGTGAGGGAATAAAATGCAGTTGTTGCCGTAGAGTTTTCACCATAAATGGCTTTGAAGTTCATGCTAATGGTGCATCCTGCAGCGGAGCAGCCAATATTTTCCTGGATGATGGAAGATCTCTTTTGGAATGCCAAGTAGAAGcctataaaaaaagaaagaaagcacaACCACCTGATATGTTGAAGATGAAATTGCGTCAAGGGGAGAACGATGTATTTTGCTCCGTTTGTCACTATGGTGGCAAACTGATTCTCTGTGATGGATGTCCATCCGCCTTCCATGCAAATTGTCTTGGGCTGGAG GATGTTCCAGATGGTGATTGGTTCTGCCAGTCATGTTGTTGTGGTGCATGTGGACAATTCTTTCTAAAGACTACTAGCACAAATGCCAAGGAGGAAAAGTTTATCAGTTGCAAGCAATGCGAACTTAAGT ATCACCCTAGTTGCTTGCGTTATGATGGTGCCTGTGATTCATTGGATAAAATCTTGGGAGAAAAGTGGTTTTGCAGCAAGGACTGTGAAGAG TCCTTGGAACCAAATATGTATGGAGATGACGCTTCTAAAATTGAGGCTGCGGCAGAAAATCACTGCATACTCAGTGTTGCCCTTGATGTGATGCATGAACTTTTCGAGCCTGTAAAAAGACCTCATGGTGGAAGAGATCTTGCTGAAGATGTTATTTTTAGCAGATG GTCAAAATTCAAACGTTTGAACTTCAGTGGATTTTACACGGTACTTCTAGAAAGGAACAACGAACTGGTTTCTGTGGCTACTGTTAG AATTTTGGGGAAAAAGGTTGCAGAAATGCCCTTTATTGGTACTAGATTCCAGCATCGCCAGCGTGGGATGTGCCGGGTTTTGATTAATGAACTCGAAAAG GTGCTCATTGACTTGGGAGTAGAGAGGTTGGTCCTGCCTGCAGTTCCATGCGTGCTGAACACATGGATCAACTCATTTGGATTTACAAAGATGACAATCTccgaaagaaaaaactttctGAAATTTACCTTGTTGGAGTTCGGACGAACAATATTGTGCGAGAAGATCTTGATCAAGAGCGGCGTAGCAGATCCAATTCCAAGTATAG CATCTCTAGGTGAACAACAGTGTGACATCCTCAGGATTGAAGACAATTCTGCTTCTGATGATGGATCAGAAGTACATCAGGCAGAACAGCACCTCGAGGAGTCTAGGTCCACTAAAAATCCACCAGA ggaaataaaaacacaagaagaaaggttgttgatcaagaaagaaaaccgTATTGTAAAGTTTTACTCACGAAGAAGGTCAAAATGCATGAGGTTAACATGA
- a CDS encoding PHD finger transcription factor, giving the protein MGLFDCRVYRVFHFLNLLSNFGFFSRSLEEGSLGSWYLGTVTSAKKRRRRCIRYDNILSDDGSGNLVETVDVSDIVEGLDDCTDVSDTFRGRLRPVPPKLDVAKLNLAYGLCVDVFFSDAWWEGVLFDHENGSEKRRVFFPDLGDELDADLQSLRITQDWNEATETWECRGSWLFLDLIEIYKEYNYLPVSVKQLWYDIRDRIGFVRIQEWTCSTKHLWQDLMLGVIEDNLKITIDQFLHDFDAERYPQLKLLNEASQAVYETNACLSGMLTIAPQEHQFSCIDKDFKPASQRCQSLSVLTSVSGIRSEASDINKATEISSKKSTAAHKKDILHKKPGIWHPFDCLAKSGPQAVSSFIRSPLLPMAMHVRMHLKYMGWTIEHMVDEAGRQRFRYLSPNGRLKEHSLRQVCFRLKQPDKSLTTPGMANPPSLSSENQTYSTQEMRSIVLALPAFNRSVALGEGLKLSTDTLLEYETQGNEEVFTRESRNFCPKKAFPGQKETLRVRIEPKTKAQGIILRLKSKRKQTPKKDEVIVGLQNVNRSMRRGHTSKKLMDIKNRVTSRGKTRVLRSRKRAQRVITPISRKHSPRNILSWLMDNNVVLPRENIRCCNQKDTTVRKEGKLTREGIKCSCCRRVFTINGFEVHANGASCSGAANIFLDDGRSLLECQVEAYKKRKKAQPPDMLKMKLRQGENDVFCSVCHYGGKLILCDGCPSAFHANCLGLEDVPDGDWFCQSCCCGACGQFFLKTTSTNAKEEKFISCKQCELKYHPSCLRYDGACDSLDKILGEKWFCSKDCEEIFVILYDLIGKPREVSVEKLTWRLVQSLEPNMYGDDASKIEAAAENHCILSVALDVMHELFEPVKRPHGGRDLAEDVIFSRWSKFKRLNFSGFYTVLLERNNELVSVATVRILGKKVAEMPFIGTRFQHRQRGMCRVLINELEKVLIDLGVERLVLPAVPCVLNTWINSFGFTKMTISERKNFLKFTLLEFGRTILCEKILIKSGVADPIPSIASLGEQQCDILRIEDNSASDDGSEVHQAEQHLEESRSTKNPPEEIKTQEERLLIKKENRIVKFYSRRRSKCMRLT; this is encoded by the exons GAGTCTTGAAGAGGGGTCTCTGGGTTCTTGGTATTTAGGAACTGTAACTTCAGCTAAAAAGCGACGTCGGCGTTGTATCAGATATGACAACATTCTCTCTGATGATGGTTCTGGTAATCTTGTGGAAACTGTTGATGTTTCTGATATAGTAGAAGGGTTGGATGATTGCACTGATGTTTCTGATACTTTCCGTGGACGTTTAAGACCTGTGCCGCCAAAGCTGGATGTTGCTAAACTGAACCTTGCGTATGGGCTCTGCGTCGATGTGTTTTTCAGTGATGCTTGGTGGGAAGGTGTGCTCTTTGACCACGAGAATGGTTCTGAGAAAAGGAGGGTGTTTTTCCCTGATTTGGGTGATGAATTGGATGCTGATCTTCAATCTTTACGTATTACTCAGGATTGGAATGAGGCTACAGAGACGTGGGAGTGTCGTGGCAGTTggttgtttcttgatttgattgagATATATAAGGAATATAACTATCTCCCGGTTTCGGTAAAGCAACTTTGGTATGACATACGAGACAGGATTGGTTTTGTAAGAATTCAAGAATGGACTTGCTCTACTAAGCATTTATGGCAAGATTTGATGCTGGGGGTGATTGAAGATAATCTTAAAATCACCATTGACCAGTTTCTTCATGATTTTGACGCTGAAAGATACCCTCAATTGAAGCTCTTAAATGAAGCTTCTCAGGCGGTTTATGAGACCAATGCTTGTCTTAGCGGTATGCTAACGATTGCTCCACAAGAACACCAATTTTCCTGCATTGACAAAGATTTCAAACCGGCAAGCCAGAGATGCCAGTCCTTGTCTGTCTTGACTTCTGTTTCTGGCATAAGGTCAGAGGCGAGTGACATCAATAAGGCAACAGAAATTTCCAGCAAGAAATCTACTGCCGCTCATAAAAAGGATATACTACACAAGAAACCTGGAATCTGGCATCCTTTCGACTGTCTTGCTAAATCAGGCCCACAAGCTGTGTCGAGCTTTATCAGGTCACCGTTACTGCCCATGGCCATGCATGTCAGGATGCATCTTAAGTATATGGGATGGACCATAGAACATATGGTAGACGAAGCTGGAAGGCAAAGGTTTCGCTACCTCTCACCAAATGGAAGACTAAAAGAGCATTCTCTTCGTCAAGTATGTTTCAGACTGAAACAACCTGATAAATCCCTGACTACTCCGGGGATGGCTAACCCTCCTTCTCTGTCTAGTGAAAACCAGACGTATAGCACCCAGGAAATGAGGTCTATTGTTTTGGCATTGCCTGCCTTTAATAGAAGTGTCGCTCTTGGTGAAGGATTGAAGCTGTCTACTGATACCTTGCTTGAGTATGAAACGCAAGGAAACGAGGAGGTCTTTACGAGAGAAAGCCGCAATTTTTGTCCCAAAAAAGCCTTTCCGGGTCAGAAAGAGACACTCCGTGTCAGGATCgagccaaaaacaaaagctcaAGGCATCATCCTAAGGTTAAAAAGTAAGCGTAAACAGACACCTAAGAAGGACGAAGTGATTGTAGGTTTACAGAATGTCAATCGGAGCATGAGAAGGGGGCACACTTCAAAAAAGTTAATGGATATCAAGAATCGAGTAACTAGTCGTGGTAAAACCCGTGTGTTACGATCAAGAAAAAGAGCGCAACGAGTAATAACTCCCATCTCAAGAAAGCACAGTCCACGAAATATTCTTTCCTGGCTCATGGACAACAATGTGGTTCTACCAAGGGAAAATATACGATGCTGTAACCAAAAGGATACAACTGTGAGAAAAGAGGGGAAACTAACCCGTGAGGGAATAAAATGCAGTTGTTGCCGTAGAGTTTTCACCATAAATGGCTTTGAAGTTCATGCTAATGGTGCATCCTGCAGCGGAGCAGCCAATATTTTCCTGGATGATGGAAGATCTCTTTTGGAATGCCAAGTAGAAGcctataaaaaaagaaagaaagcacaACCACCTGATATGTTGAAGATGAAATTGCGTCAAGGGGAGAACGATGTATTTTGCTCCGTTTGTCACTATGGTGGCAAACTGATTCTCTGTGATGGATGTCCATCCGCCTTCCATGCAAATTGTCTTGGGCTGGAG GATGTTCCAGATGGTGATTGGTTCTGCCAGTCATGTTGTTGTGGTGCATGTGGACAATTCTTTCTAAAGACTACTAGCACAAATGCCAAGGAGGAAAAGTTTATCAGTTGCAAGCAATGCGAACTTAAGT ATCACCCTAGTTGCTTGCGTTATGATGGTGCCTGTGATTCATTGGATAAAATCTTGGGAGAAAAGTGGTTTTGCAGCAAGGACTGTGAAGAG ATATTTGTAATTCTCTATGACCTTATTGGAAAACCAAGAGAGGTGAGCGTGGAGAAATTAACTTGGAGACTGGTGCAGTCCTTGGAACCAAATATGTATGGAGATGACGCTTCTAAAATTGAGGCTGCGGCAGAAAATCACTGCATACTCAGTGTTGCCCTTGATGTGATGCATGAACTTTTCGAGCCTGTAAAAAGACCTCATGGTGGAAGAGATCTTGCTGAAGATGTTATTTTTAGCAGATG GTCAAAATTCAAACGTTTGAACTTCAGTGGATTTTACACGGTACTTCTAGAAAGGAACAACGAACTGGTTTCTGTGGCTACTGTTAG AATTTTGGGGAAAAAGGTTGCAGAAATGCCCTTTATTGGTACTAGATTCCAGCATCGCCAGCGTGGGATGTGCCGGGTTTTGATTAATGAACTCGAAAAG GTGCTCATTGACTTGGGAGTAGAGAGGTTGGTCCTGCCTGCAGTTCCATGCGTGCTGAACACATGGATCAACTCATTTGGATTTACAAAGATGACAATCTccgaaagaaaaaactttctGAAATTTACCTTGTTGGAGTTCGGACGAACAATATTGTGCGAGAAGATCTTGATCAAGAGCGGCGTAGCAGATCCAATTCCAAGTATAG CATCTCTAGGTGAACAACAGTGTGACATCCTCAGGATTGAAGACAATTCTGCTTCTGATGATGGATCAGAAGTACATCAGGCAGAACAGCACCTCGAGGAGTCTAGGTCCACTAAAAATCCACCAGA ggaaataaaaacacaagaagaaaggttgttgatcaagaaagaaaaccgTATTGTAAAGTTTTACTCACGAAGAAGGTCAAAATGCATGAGGTTAACATGA
- a CDS encoding PHD finger transcription factor: MLGVIEDNLKITIDQFLHDFDAERYPQLKLLNEASQAVYETNACLSGMLTIAPQEHQFSCIDKDFKPASQRCQSLSVLTSVSGIRSEASDINKATEISSKKSTAAHKKDILHKKPGIWHPFDCLAKSGPQAVSSFIRSPLLPMAMHVRMHLKYMGWTIEHMVDEAGRQRFRYLSPNGRLKEHSLRQVCFRLKQPDKSLTTPGMANPPSLSSENQTYSTQEMRSIVLALPAFNRSVALGEGLKLSTDTLLEYETQGNEEVFTRESRNFCPKKAFPGQKETLRVRIEPKTKAQGIILRLKSKRKQTPKKDEVIVGLQNVNRSMRRGHTSKKLMDIKNRVTSRGKTRVLRSRKRAQRVITPISRKHSPRNILSWLMDNNVVLPRENIRCCNQKDTTVRKEGKLTREGIKCSCCRRVFTINGFEVHANGASCSGAANIFLDDGRSLLECQVEAYKKRKKAQPPDMLKMKLRQGENDVFCSVCHYGGKLILCDGCPSAFHANCLGLEDVPDGDWFCQSCCCGACGQFFLKTTSTNAKEEKFISCKQCELKYHPSCLRYDGACDSLDKILGEKWFCSKDCEEIFVILYDLIGKPREVSVEKLTWRLVQSLEPNMYGDDASKIEAAAENHCILSVALDVMHELFEPVKRPHGGRDLAEDVIFSRWSKFKRLNFSGFYTVLLERNNELVSVATVRILGKKVAEMPFIGTRFQHRQRGMCRVLINELEKVLIDLGVERLVLPAVPCVLNTWINSFGFTKMTISERKNFLKFTLLEFGRTILCEKILIKSGVADPIPSIASLGEQQCDILRIEDNSASDDGSEVHQAEQHLEESRSTKNPPEEIKTQEERLLIKKENRIVKFYSRRRSKCMRLT, translated from the exons ATGCTGGGGGTGATTGAAGATAATCTTAAAATCACCATTGACCAGTTTCTTCATGATTTTGACGCTGAAAGATACCCTCAATTGAAGCTCTTAAATGAAGCTTCTCAGGCGGTTTATGAGACCAATGCTTGTCTTAGCGGTATGCTAACGATTGCTCCACAAGAACACCAATTTTCCTGCATTGACAAAGATTTCAAACCGGCAAGCCAGAGATGCCAGTCCTTGTCTGTCTTGACTTCTGTTTCTGGCATAAGGTCAGAGGCGAGTGACATCAATAAGGCAACAGAAATTTCCAGCAAGAAATCTACTGCCGCTCATAAAAAGGATATACTACACAAGAAACCTGGAATCTGGCATCCTTTCGACTGTCTTGCTAAATCAGGCCCACAAGCTGTGTCGAGCTTTATCAGGTCACCGTTACTGCCCATGGCCATGCATGTCAGGATGCATCTTAAGTATATGGGATGGACCATAGAACATATGGTAGACGAAGCTGGAAGGCAAAGGTTTCGCTACCTCTCACCAAATGGAAGACTAAAAGAGCATTCTCTTCGTCAAGTATGTTTCAGACTGAAACAACCTGATAAATCCCTGACTACTCCGGGGATGGCTAACCCTCCTTCTCTGTCTAGTGAAAACCAGACGTATAGCACCCAGGAAATGAGGTCTATTGTTTTGGCATTGCCTGCCTTTAATAGAAGTGTCGCTCTTGGTGAAGGATTGAAGCTGTCTACTGATACCTTGCTTGAGTATGAAACGCAAGGAAACGAGGAGGTCTTTACGAGAGAAAGCCGCAATTTTTGTCCCAAAAAAGCCTTTCCGGGTCAGAAAGAGACACTCCGTGTCAGGATCgagccaaaaacaaaagctcaAGGCATCATCCTAAGGTTAAAAAGTAAGCGTAAACAGACACCTAAGAAGGACGAAGTGATTGTAGGTTTACAGAATGTCAATCGGAGCATGAGAAGGGGGCACACTTCAAAAAAGTTAATGGATATCAAGAATCGAGTAACTAGTCGTGGTAAAACCCGTGTGTTACGATCAAGAAAAAGAGCGCAACGAGTAATAACTCCCATCTCAAGAAAGCACAGTCCACGAAATATTCTTTCCTGGCTCATGGACAACAATGTGGTTCTACCAAGGGAAAATATACGATGCTGTAACCAAAAGGATACAACTGTGAGAAAAGAGGGGAAACTAACCCGTGAGGGAATAAAATGCAGTTGTTGCCGTAGAGTTTTCACCATAAATGGCTTTGAAGTTCATGCTAATGGTGCATCCTGCAGCGGAGCAGCCAATATTTTCCTGGATGATGGAAGATCTCTTTTGGAATGCCAAGTAGAAGcctataaaaaaagaaagaaagcacaACCACCTGATATGTTGAAGATGAAATTGCGTCAAGGGGAGAACGATGTATTTTGCTCCGTTTGTCACTATGGTGGCAAACTGATTCTCTGTGATGGATGTCCATCCGCCTTCCATGCAAATTGTCTTGGGCTGGAG GATGTTCCAGATGGTGATTGGTTCTGCCAGTCATGTTGTTGTGGTGCATGTGGACAATTCTTTCTAAAGACTACTAGCACAAATGCCAAGGAGGAAAAGTTTATCAGTTGCAAGCAATGCGAACTTAAGT ATCACCCTAGTTGCTTGCGTTATGATGGTGCCTGTGATTCATTGGATAAAATCTTGGGAGAAAAGTGGTTTTGCAGCAAGGACTGTGAAGAG ATATTTGTAATTCTCTATGACCTTATTGGAAAACCAAGAGAGGTGAGCGTGGAGAAATTAACTTGGAGACTGGTGCAGTCCTTGGAACCAAATATGTATGGAGATGACGCTTCTAAAATTGAGGCTGCGGCAGAAAATCACTGCATACTCAGTGTTGCCCTTGATGTGATGCATGAACTTTTCGAGCCTGTAAAAAGACCTCATGGTGGAAGAGATCTTGCTGAAGATGTTATTTTTAGCAGATG GTCAAAATTCAAACGTTTGAACTTCAGTGGATTTTACACGGTACTTCTAGAAAGGAACAACGAACTGGTTTCTGTGGCTACTGTTAG AATTTTGGGGAAAAAGGTTGCAGAAATGCCCTTTATTGGTACTAGATTCCAGCATCGCCAGCGTGGGATGTGCCGGGTTTTGATTAATGAACTCGAAAAG GTGCTCATTGACTTGGGAGTAGAGAGGTTGGTCCTGCCTGCAGTTCCATGCGTGCTGAACACATGGATCAACTCATTTGGATTTACAAAGATGACAATCTccgaaagaaaaaactttctGAAATTTACCTTGTTGGAGTTCGGACGAACAATATTGTGCGAGAAGATCTTGATCAAGAGCGGCGTAGCAGATCCAATTCCAAGTATAG CATCTCTAGGTGAACAACAGTGTGACATCCTCAGGATTGAAGACAATTCTGCTTCTGATGATGGATCAGAAGTACATCAGGCAGAACAGCACCTCGAGGAGTCTAGGTCCACTAAAAATCCACCAGA ggaaataaaaacacaagaagaaaggttgttgatcaagaaagaaaaccgTATTGTAAAGTTTTACTCACGAAGAAGGTCAAAATGCATGAGGTTAACATGA